CCCAGTGAAGCAACCTGACATGCGGCAGCCAGGCTACCCAGGTAGCAGGCCTGCCAGATGTTAGCACCCGCAACCAGCGCCAGCGAACTGGCAGCTAAAAAGCAGTCACCTGCGCCAGCAGGGTCGACGGCGTTGGTGTTTAACGCGGGCAGGCGATCGTTCTCCCAATCATCAAATGTGTCATTCGGTTTGTGAATGAGGATCCCTTCTTCGGCCAGCGTAATAACCAAATTCTTTGGCAGTGACACCTCAGTGAGTTTCTGCGCAAGGATAACCAGACCGTCGTCCGGATTATTCAGAGATACGCGCACTTCTCGCTCTGTGGGGGTTAACAAATCCATATTACAGTAGCGGGCAATATCTCCCACTTGCGAAGAAGTCTGAGAGTCTGCAACCAGTCTGATCCCACGCTGATGGCAGGCAGCAGCAATTTTCTCAACCAGTGGTTGTGGCAGCAAACCGTAGTTAAAATCGGAAAAGACCAACAGGTCAATCTGGTTGAGCTGGCTTTCGATTGCCTGATATATTTGTGCCTGCAACTCCTGTGATATCTTGTGTTGACGTACCTGATTAACCCGCAGCAAGGTTTTATTGCTGGCGCGGTAGCGGGTTTTCAAAGGAGTAGGGCGACTTTGATCGCTAAAGAACAAAGGCTCAACCTGATAGTTTGCAATTTGCGAGCGTGTATAATCAGCGGCCTGATCCTCGCCCAATACCGAAGCCAGCACAACATGCTCAGCCCCCAGTGCTTTTATGTGTCCTGCTGTGATAGCTGCGCCGCCTAGGAATGTGTCTTTGCGGTTTGGGGTGATCACGATAGTCGGATCTTCCTGTGATAAACCTACGGCCGTACCTTGTACATACTCGTCGACGATGACTTCGCCAATGACCAGTACTCTGGCGGCTTGTATAGTTTTAAACACTTTTGACAAACTTGGAGCACTAATATTATGCCTTTTAGCATACAGGGCTGCCTCTGTGTAATCTAAGTTTAAAACCTGCTTCTTATCGCGTTTGATAAAACTTTGAGCGCTCGTTTCGAATTCACCGGAACCGAAAATCAACTTACCACCATAAGCGCTTAGCGATTTTAGTTCGGGGTTTTCCCGGTTTTCATACTCTTTCCCTTTGACAACCACAGTAGGTTTTAATCGCGCTATTAATTCTGTGGGCTCATCGGAAGTTAAAAATGCTTCATCGACACACTCTAACGACTGGATCATCTCAAGGCGGTGTTGTTCAGGTACTCGGCTCTTAATCTTCATTTGACAGTCTTTGTTCACTGCAACTAAAAGTCGATCTCCACACTCCCTTGCAAATTTGAGTAATCTGACATGGCCAGGGTGTAACAGGTCAAAGTTACCAATTACAAGAACCGTTTTATGCTGTTTTTTCATTTTTGTACTCGTGCCATGCAATAATCGTCTACGAAATCGATAATATCTTGATTATAGCAATCGTTATCAAATGAGCTATAGGGTTCAAGAGTGCCGTGACGGCATGGTGTGACGCCTTTAGATTGTGCAGGTATTGGCAGTAGCCTGGTGCAATCTAAACGGAGCTCTTTGGCTATCATCTTGATAAGGCTATAGTACGATATATTTGAGTTGCCACTTATCTGCAATAGCCCTGCTCGGTTATGAGTGATTACGTGTTCAAGTTGCTTAATAAAGAAGTCTAAAGAAATAGGGGAGATGTAGTGATTATCGAAAGCTTCTGTTTCGTCTCCATTCTTCAATGCGTGAACCATATCCTCAATAAGGGGAAATGGTGGGGCTATAATTTTAGAAGGCCTTATAATTACAGCATTTACTTTGTTCTTCGTAATGAAATTCTCAACCTGGCGTTTCTGAAATCCATAGATAGATATAGGCTCTTCTCTCGCATGCCAGTGTGTAAACGCATTACGACAACTGAAGACGTGGTTTGAAGAAATAAAAACGCTAAAACAACCGATGGTGTCTAAGCTTTCTAACAACGTGATAGTTCGATCTACGTTTACTAATTGACTAAATGACTGGTTTTTTTCGCACTTTTCTATTGAGGTTATACCCGCCAAAATAATGACATTTTTGATACCTTTCTCTTGTATGTGAGTACACAAGTCGCTAAAACTTTCTGCATCTAGTAGGTCAAAGGGTATAGCGTTACTATCTTTTCTTCTTGAGGTATAATGAATGTTACTGTACTTATTTCTCAGGTGTTGTCCAATCACAGAATCACCACCAATAATGAGAGTCTTATCTGTCCACTTCATTTTTAGCCTATATAATAGAGGTTATCTATTTTTAATAACATTTAATAAACTCGTTGTTCGGCAGCCTTTTGATAATTTCCTCAACTTGGGCTAGAGGGTAAGGCAATAAAATTGGTGCATCATAAACATTATTGGCATCATTTATTTTATGACCCTCCAGATACTTTCCAATTTTATTCTTGTCTTCATCTAACCAGCCAAGGAGACAGTCTCCTAACATATAAGCACTGAAGCTAGCGGCGGGGCCTGTGCCTAACACGTAGCAAGCGGGTAGGCTTTCTAATTGCTGCACGTACCGTTGAAAAGCCTCCATTGGACATGACTGTGTCTGGATTTTCACTCCAGCATTGGCTGATACTGAGTTGTGATTGGACGCAATAACCGTAATTTCTTTACTAATTTGATTCTCCGGAAAGTAAACAAAATCGAAAAATTCTCGCAGCAGAGATTCAATGCGCTGAGCCGTAAAATGAGAAATATGATCGAAAATCGCGAAGTCCC
This portion of the Pseudoalteromonas sp. GCY genome encodes:
- a CDS encoding sugar nucleotide-binding protein, whose amino-acid sequence is MKWTDKTLIIGGDSVIGQHLRNKYSNIHYTSRRKDSNAIPFDLLDAESFSDLCTHIQEKGIKNVIILAGITSIEKCEKNQSFSQLVNVDRTITLLESLDTIGCFSVFISSNHVFSCRNAFTHWHAREEPISIYGFQKRQVENFITKNKVNAVIIRPSKIIAPPFPLIEDMVHALKNGDETEAFDNHYISPISLDFFIKQLEHVITHNRAGLLQISGNSNISYYSLIKMIAKELRLDCTRLLPIPAQSKGVTPCRHGTLEPYSSFDNDCYNQDIIDFVDDYCMARVQK
- a CDS encoding PfkB family carbohydrate kinase, whose amino-acid sequence is MKKQHKTVLVIGNFDLLHPGHVRLLKFARECGDRLLVAVNKDCQMKIKSRVPEQHRLEMIQSLECVDEAFLTSDEPTELIARLKPTVVVKGKEYENRENPELKSLSAYGGKLIFGSGEFETSAQSFIKRDKKQVLNLDYTEAALYAKRHNISAPSLSKVFKTIQAARVLVIGEVIVDEYVQGTAVGLSQEDPTIVITPNRKDTFLGGAAITAGHIKALGAEHVVLASVLGEDQAADYTRSQIANYQVEPLFFSDQSRPTPLKTRYRASNKTLLRVNQVRQHKISQELQAQIYQAIESQLNQIDLLVFSDFNYGLLPQPLVEKIAAACHQRGIRLVADSQTSSQVGDIARYCNMDLLTPTEREVRVSLNNPDDGLVILAQKLTEVSLPKNLVITLAEEGILIHKPNDTFDDWENDRLPALNTNAVDPAGAGDCFLAASSLALVAGANIWQACYLGSLAAACQVASLGNTPLSCQILEQAVKDSFS